The Coffea arabica cultivar ET-39 chromosome 1e, Coffea Arabica ET-39 HiFi, whole genome shotgun sequence genome has a window encoding:
- the LOC113690015 gene encoding blue copper protein-like, with the protein MDFGREAVVLVLTAITMAVLGAASTVHTVGDIGGWNSDRDVDYYDWAASREFHIGDIIHFKYDPGFHNVVEVRRADYHACDAANPIATYSSPSGNDYIKIERHGHYFFICGCVDHCALTNQKKSKAHVYTVGDAAGWTNIGRVDYKTWAATKIFHVGDIILFEYNKQFHNVVRVTHKNFNSCNSTDAYATWVSGNDSFLIQRPGHYYFICSLTGHCQSGQKVDIRVPGAGAHSPSPAPAPIPTPSVPPPPSTFHPPPPPSTLPPPPPSVLPSPPSTSPGSASPAPAPSSASAFYSPRGLQMKAHFWLSTLVLAAVLNGFVG; encoded by the exons atggATTTTGGGAGAGAAGCAGTCGTGCTTGTCCTCACTGCTATAACAATGGCTGTTTTGGGGGCGGCTTCCACTGTTCACACGGTTGGTGATATTGGCGGTTGGAACTCAGACCGTGACGTGGATTATTACGATTGGGCTGCTAGCAGGGAATTTCATATTGGCGACATTATCC ATTTCAAGTACGATCCAGGGTTTCATAATGTGGTGGAAGTGAGGCGGGCGGACTACCACGCATGCGATGCAGCAAATCCCATAGCCACCTACTCGTCGCCGTCGGGGAATGACTACATCAAGATCGAGAGACACGGCCACTACTTCTTCATCTGCGGCTGCGTTGATCACTGCGCACTCACTAACCAGAAG AAGTCGAAGGCTCATGTGTACACGGTTGGTGATGCTGCTGGCTGGACGAATATTGGCCGCGTTGACTACAAAACTTGGGCCGCTACAAAGATTTTCCATGTTGGGGACATCATCT TGTTTGAATACAACAAACAGTTTCACAACGTGGTACGAGTGACTCACAAGAATTTCAACTCATGTAATTCCACCGATGCTTATGCAACCTGGGTCTCCGGCAATGATTCATTCCTCATTCAGAGGCCCGGCCACTATTACTTCATCTGCAGCCTTACGGGTCACTGTCAATCTGGACAgaaagttgatattagggtccCCGGAGCTGGAGCTCACTCACCCTCTCCCGCCCCGGCACCTATCCCCACTCCTTCCGTCCCACCCCCGCCCTCAACATTCCATCCTCCACCGCCGCCCTCGACATTGCCGCCTCCGCCACCCTCAGTGTTGCCTTCTCCGCCCTCGACTTCGCCTGGAAGCGCTTCTCCTGCTCCGGCTCCCAGTAGCGCTTCGGCCTTTTATTCACCCAGGGGGCTGCAGATGAAGGCTCATTTCTGGTTGTCTACTCTGGTACTGGCGGCAGTGCTTAATGGATTCGTTGGTTAG
- the LOC113716524 gene encoding ribosome-recycling factor, chloroplastic isoform X2, whose amino-acid sequence MAMNFSPSTPMGSIYQQKPKILLSLQPPQGSKNVSCGAASHYVKLEVRLRASAAKPPVVKHLLQKRRVLRCATIEEIEAEKSFIEEDVKERMEKTVDTVRSSFNSIRTGRSNPAMLDKIEVEYYGAPTNLKSIAQISTPDASSLLVKPYDKSALKAIEKAIVNSDLGMTPNNDGEVIRLAIPQLTSERRKELSKIVAKQAEEGKVALRNVRRDAIKSYEKLEKEKKLSEDNVKDLSSDLQKVTDEYMKKIDSLYKQKEKELLTV is encoded by the exons ATGGCTATGAATTTCTCCCCTTCAACCCCCATGGGGTCCATTTATCAGCAGAaacccaaaattcttctttCCCTGCAACCTCCCCAAG GTTCGAAAAATGTGTCTTGCGGCGCGGCTTCCCACTATGTCAAGCTTGAGGTTAGGCTCAGAGCTTCTGCTGCAAAGCCCCCTGTTGTTAAACACCTCTTGCAGAAGAG ACGAGTTTTGAGGTGTGCAACCATAGAAGAAATAGAAGCTGAGAAATCTTTCATTGAAGAAGACGTT AAAGAAAGAATGGAAAAGACTGTTGACACAGTTCGCTCGAGTTTTAATTCTATTAGGACCGGTAGATCAAACCCGGCAATGCTGGACAAAATTGAG GTGGAGTACTATGGAGCACCAACCAACTTGAAGAGCATAGCTCAAATTAGTACTCCTGATGCAAGTTCACTTTTGGTGAAACCCTATGACAAATCCGC CTTGAAGGCTATAGAAAAAGCAATTGTCAACTCTGACCTTGGTATGACACCAAACAATGATGGAGAAGTTATAAGGCTGGCAATACCCCAACTTACATCAGAGAGGAGAAAG GAACTATCAAAAATTGTGGCAAAACAAGCTGAGGAAGGGAAG GTAGCATTGAGGAATGTACGAAGAGATGCCATCAAATCCTATGAAAAACTTGAGAAG GAGAAAAAGCTGTCCGAGGACAATGTGAAAGACTTGTCCAGTGATCTGCAG AAAGTGACAGATGAATATATGAAAAAGATTGATTCCCTCTACAAACAGAAGGAGAAG GAGTTGCTGACAGTTTGA
- the LOC113716524 gene encoding ribosome-recycling factor, chloroplastic isoform X1: MAMNFSPSTPMGSIYQQKPKILLSLQPPQDSHLSGSKNVSCGAASHYVKLEVRLRASAAKPPVVKHLLQKRRVLRCATIEEIEAEKSFIEEDVKERMEKTVDTVRSSFNSIRTGRSNPAMLDKIEVEYYGAPTNLKSIAQISTPDASSLLVKPYDKSALKAIEKAIVNSDLGMTPNNDGEVIRLAIPQLTSERRKELSKIVAKQAEEGKVALRNVRRDAIKSYEKLEKEKKLSEDNVKDLSSDLQKVTDEYMKKIDSLYKQKEKELLTV, from the exons ATGGCTATGAATTTCTCCCCTTCAACCCCCATGGGGTCCATTTATCAGCAGAaacccaaaattcttctttCCCTGCAACCTCCCCAAG ATTCTCATCTTTCAGGTTCGAAAAATGTGTCTTGCGGCGCGGCTTCCCACTATGTCAAGCTTGAGGTTAGGCTCAGAGCTTCTGCTGCAAAGCCCCCTGTTGTTAAACACCTCTTGCAGAAGAG ACGAGTTTTGAGGTGTGCAACCATAGAAGAAATAGAAGCTGAGAAATCTTTCATTGAAGAAGACGTT AAAGAAAGAATGGAAAAGACTGTTGACACAGTTCGCTCGAGTTTTAATTCTATTAGGACCGGTAGATCAAACCCGGCAATGCTGGACAAAATTGAG GTGGAGTACTATGGAGCACCAACCAACTTGAAGAGCATAGCTCAAATTAGTACTCCTGATGCAAGTTCACTTTTGGTGAAACCCTATGACAAATCCGC CTTGAAGGCTATAGAAAAAGCAATTGTCAACTCTGACCTTGGTATGACACCAAACAATGATGGAGAAGTTATAAGGCTGGCAATACCCCAACTTACATCAGAGAGGAGAAAG GAACTATCAAAAATTGTGGCAAAACAAGCTGAGGAAGGGAAG GTAGCATTGAGGAATGTACGAAGAGATGCCATCAAATCCTATGAAAAACTTGAGAAG GAGAAAAAGCTGTCCGAGGACAATGTGAAAGACTTGTCCAGTGATCTGCAG AAAGTGACAGATGAATATATGAAAAAGATTGATTCCCTCTACAAACAGAAGGAGAAG GAGTTGCTGACAGTTTGA
- the LOC113716515 gene encoding fatty-acid-binding protein 1-like — translation MVSLRFPFSFSQPPTPKPPNASTSSSFSTSATTASSVAAVCGAGIAAGLALSQTPANPLYGNAFSSLLSNLLLKTSHFSPMWGSLSLSGSSASVAEPKTGMSFPSVLKDSQRLLGIGLRKKAVLGLKNIDVYAFGVYADDGDIKKVLTEKYGALSAAELKEKKELREDLMESDVSMTIRLQIVYGRLSIQSVRSAFQESVGNRLRKFGGPNNKELLERFTSQFKDEYKIPRGSIIDLSRDQGYVLRTTIDGQEVGSIQSKPLCRSIIDLYIGDEPFDQKAKEDVQKNLAHVLQK, via the exons ATGGTCTCTCTTCGATTTCCATTCTCGTTTTCTCAGCCCCCTACCCCGAAGCCACCCAACGCATCCACCTCCTCTTCTTTCTCCACCAGTGCAACCACAGCAAGCTCCGTCGCCGCAGTCTGTGGTGCGGGAATCGCCGCCGGTTTAGCTCTCTCCCAAACTCCCGCTAATCCTCTATACGGCAACGCCTTCAGTTCCTTGTTATCCAATCTGTTGCTCAAAACAAGCCATTTCTCTCCGATGTGGggttctctttctctctccggTAGCTCCGCTTCGGTTGCTGAACCCAAGACGGGAATGTCATTCCCCTCAGTTCTCAAAGATTCCCAGCGACTTCTTGGAATTGGGTTGAGGAAAAAAGCCGTTTTGGGGTTGAAAAACATAGACGTTTACGCTTTTG GGGTATATGCCGATGATGGTGACATAAAGAAAGTGCTTACTGAGAAATATGGAGCACTGTCCGCAGCTGAattgaaagaaaagaaggaattgAGGGAGGATCTCATGGAAAGTGATGTAAGCATGACTATTAGACTCCAAATAGTCTATGGAAGATTAAGCATTCAATCTGTACGTAGTGCTTTCCAAGAATCTGTTGGGAACAGATTAAGGAAATTTGGAGGGCCCAATAATAAAGAACTTCTTGAAAG GTTCACATCCCAGTTCAAAGATGAATATAAGATACCTCGAGGGTCTATCATAGATCTTTCAAGGGATCAAGGCTATGTTCTTCGCACAACAA TTGATGGACAGGAGGTGGGAAGCATTCAGAGCAAGCCACTATGTCGCTCAATCATTGATCTATATATTGGTGATGAACCTTTTGATCAGAAAGCTAAAGAAGATGTTCAAAAGAATTTGGCTCATGTTCTGCAGAAGTAG
- the LOC113733453 gene encoding probable inactive patatin-like protein 9, translating into MEGGLELSKVTLEIFSKLEQQWLHHCQPHKKTRILCIDGGGVGSPTAIFAAHSLILLEDQIRAKSADSQSRIADFFDLIAGTGIGALYAAMLAADDGYGRPLFTARDAVNFVAQNQSRLFKVKATLGVFRRRQRFSGRSMDMVLKEAFRREDGKVLTLKDTCKPLLVPCFDLNSSAPFVFSRAGASESPSYDFELWKVCRATSATPSLFKPFHLQSVDGKTSCLAVDGGLVMNNPAAAAVTHVLHNKRDFPSVTGVDDLLVLSLGNGPSSLKLRANGDCSTSSVVSIVLDGVSETVDQMLGNAFCWNRNDYVRIQANGCVSGGVGEKEEDVMEERGVESLPFGGKRLLTETNGQRIAGFVQRLVASGRTSLPPSPCKETAVSPLANGR; encoded by the exons ATGGAAGGAGGGTTGGAGCTGAGTAAAGTGACGCTGGAAATCTTCTCCAAGCTCGAGCAGCAGTGGTTGCATCACTGCCAACCCCACAAGAAGACTCGCATTCTCTGTATCGATGGCGGCGGTGTCGGCTCCCCCACCGCCATCTTCGCCGCTCATTCCTTGATCCTTCTTGAAGACCAGATCCGTGCCAAATCCGCTGACTCCCAATCTCGCATTGCCGATTTCTTCGATCTTATCGCCGGCACTGGCATTGGAGCTCTCTACGCCGCAATGCTCGCTGCCGACGACGGTTATGGACGTCCTTTGTTCACCGCCAGGGACGCCGTCAACTTCGTCGCCCAAAACCAGTCCCGCCTCTTCAAAGTCAAGGCCACCCTCGGAGTCTTCCGCCGCCGACAGAGGTTCTCTGGCAGGAGCATGGATATGGTGTTGAAGGAGGCGTTCCGGAGGGAGGACGGCAAGGTCCTGACCTTGAAGGACACGTGCAAGCCTCTCCTGGTTCCCTGTTTTGACCTGAACAGCTCCGCGCCATTCGTTTTCTCTCGCGCCGGCGCTTCCGAGTCCCCCAGTTACGACTTCGAGTTGTGGAAGGTCTGTCGTGCCACGTCAGCCACCCCCTCCCTCTTCAAGCCTTTCCATCTGCAATCAGTCGACGGCAAAACCTCTTGCTTGGCGGTGGACGGCGGTCTCGTCATGAACAATCCCGCGGCCGCCGCCGTCACTCACGTCCTGCATAACAAACGTGATTTCCCCTCCGTCACCGGCGTCGATGACCTGCTGGTGCTTTCCCTGGGCAATGGTCCGTCAAGCTTGAAACTCCGCGCTAACGGTGATTGCTCAACGTCATCAGTCGTCAGCATTGTTCTTGATGGCGTCTCCGAAACGGTAGACCAAATGCTTGGAAACGCCTTTTGCTGGAACCGTAACGATTACGTCAGAATCCAG GCGAACGGTTGCGTGAGTGGAGGAGTGGGGGAGAAAGAGGAGGATGTGATGGAAGAGAGAGGCGTGGAATCATTACCGTTTGGCGGGAAACGGTTGCTGACGGAGACTAACGGACAGAGGATAGCGGGGTTTGTTCAACGGCTTGTTGCATCGGGGAGGACTAGCCTGCCGCCGAGTCCGTGCAAGGAAACTGCCGTTAGTCCTCTGGCTAACGGCCGttag
- the LOC113716509 gene encoding ent-copalyl diphosphate synthase 1-like produces the protein MASATAAATTLLGLCNTTRRFVSFPPNSGPSESTLNSGIWSPGKSLHHNFRLRCSTVSSPPTKELDEGSQNGKPVTKWQEILEEGSTENGIVEASTSSRIEESIESIRSMLRSMDDGDISISAYDTAWVALVEDVNGSGGPQFATSLQWIADNQLSDGSWGDSKIFSAHDRILNTLGCVVALKSWNMHPEKCEKGLLFIRDNIHKLEDENAEHMPIGFEVAFPSLIEIAKKLSIEIPADSAILQEIYDRRNIKLTRIPKEIMHTVPTTLLHSLEGMPDLDWQRLLSLKCEDGSFLFSPSSTGFALMQTKNADCLRYLTKIVQKFNGGVPNVYPVDLFEHLWAIDRLQRLGISRYFKPEIEECIDYVHRYWTEKGICWARNTHVYDIDDTAMGFRLLRQHGYTVSADVFRNFEKDGGFFAFAGQSNQAVTGMYNLYRACQVMFPGEEVLADARKFSSEFLQDKRANNELLDKWIIMKDLPGEVGYALDVPWYASLPRVETRWYLEQYGGEDDVWIGKTLYRMGKVNNNVYLELGKSDYNNCQALHQLEWRRIQKWYAECGLGEHGLSERSLLLAYYLAAASVFEPERSKERLAWAKTTALIHTLTSYFSSEQMAGDHIEAFLRDFQRSSSNLDHTSGGRYGPTQGLLRTVLGTLNQLSLDAVLVHGRDIHQYLRRAWEKWLIALQEGGEMGQEEAELTVRTLNLCAGGYPSEELLLSHPKYQQLMRLTSRVCHQIRHFENKKVHGRDNNGSANAGGITSVSSIEADMQELAKLVLTSSPSDLDADVKQTFLTVARSFYYTAHCNPGTVNFHMAKVLFERVL, from the exons ATGGCTTCCGCTACCGCAGCAGCAACCACCCTTCTCGGATTATGCAACACTACCCGCCGCTTTGTATCATTCCCTCCTAACAGTGGGCCGTCTGAAAGCACTCTAAATTCGG GTATTTGGTCGCCAGGCAAATCGCTTCACCATAATTTCCGTCTTCGGTGTAGCACGGTTTCCAGTCCTCCCACCAAAG AATTAGATGAGGGGTCCCAAAATGGCAAGCCTGTTACAAAGTGGCAAGAGATTCTGGAAGAAGGCAGCACTGAAAATGGGATTGTCGAG gcaAGCACATCAAGTAGGATAGAAGAGAGCATAGAATCCATTCGGTCAATGCTCCGTTCCATGGATGATGGGGACATAAGCATATCGGCTTACGACACTGCATGGGTTGCCCTTGTGGAAGATGTCAACGGAAGCGGCGGCCCTCAATTTGCTACGAGTCTCCAGTGGATCGCCGATAATCAGCTTTCCGATGGTTCATGGGGTGACAGCAAAATCTTTTCGGCTCACGACCGGATACTCAACACTTTGGGATGTGTTGTTGCGTTGAAATCCTGGAACATGCATCCTGAAAAATGCGAAAAAG gatTATTGTTCATAAGGGATAAcattcacaagctagaggatgAAAATGCTGAGCACATGCCTATCGGTTTTGAAGTGGCATTTCCTTCGCTAATTGAGATAGCCAAAAAGTTGAGCATTGAGATTCCGGCTGATTCTGCAATCCTGCAAGAGATATACGACAGAAGAAATATAAAGCTAACAAG GATACCCAAGGAAATAATGCACACCGTACCCACAACATTGCTCCATAGCTTGGAGGGTATGCCAGATCTGGACTGGCAAAGGCTACTATCACTCAAGTGTGAGGATGGTTCCTTTCTGTTTTCTCCATCCTCCACTGGTTTTGCCCTCATGCAGACTAAGAATGCTGATTGCCTCAGATATCTGACCAAAATCGTACAAAAATTCAACGGAGGAG TTCCGAACGTATACCCTGTGGACTTATTCGAACACTTATGGGCTATTGATCGACTTCAAAGACTGGGAATTTCTCGGTATTTCAAGCCAGAAATCGAGGAGTGTATCGATTATGTTCACCG ATATTGGACGGAGAAAGGTATCTGTTGGGCTAGAAATACCCACGTTTATGACATTGATGACACAGCAATGGGTTTCAGACTCCTAAGGCAGCACGGCTACACGGTTTCTGCAG ATGTCTTCCGTAACTTTGAGAAGGATGGTGGATTCTTTGCCTTTGCCGGACAGTCGAACCAGGCTGTGACCGGGATGTATAACCTGTACAGAGCTTGTCAGGTGATGTTTCCTGGGGAGGAGGTACTTGCCGATGCCAGGAAGTTCTCGTCGGAATTCTTGCAAGATAAGCGAGCTAACAATGAGCTCCTAGATAAATGGATCATCATGAAAGATTTGCCTGGCGAG GTCGGATACGCTCTAGACGTTCCATGGTATGCCAGTTTACCTCGTGTAGAAACCAGATGGTACCTAGAACAATATGGCGGCGAAGACGATGTCTGGATTGGCAAGACATTGTACAG GATGGGAAAAGTTAACAACAACGTCTACCTTGAGCTTGGGAAATCAGATTACAACAACTGTCAGGCACTGCATCAGCTGGAGTGGAGAAGGATACAAAA ATGGTATGCGGAATGCGGCCTTGGAGAGCATGGACTAAGTGAGAGAAGCCTTCTCCTGGCCTATTATCTGGCAGCTGCCAGTGTGTTCGAGCCGGAAAGGTCAAAGGAACGGCTTGCCTGGGCCAAAACAACTGCCCTCATCCACACCCTCACATCATATTTCAGCAGTGAGCAAATGGCAGGGGATCACATTGAGGCCTTTCTCCGCGACTTCCAACGCTCCTCCTCTAACCTTGACCACACCTCTGGTGGAAG ATACGGGCCGACCCAAGGATTGCTCAGGACTGTACTTGGAACGCTGAATCAGCTGTCTTTGGACGCAGTGTTAGTACACGGCAGAGACATCCATCAATATCTGCGTCGCGCT TGGGAGAAGTGGTTGATAGCTTTGCAAGAGGGAGGTGAGATGGGTCAAGAGGAAGCAGAACTTACAGTGCGCACACTAAATCTGTGCGCCGGCGGCTACCCATCGGAGGAGTTATTGTTGTCCCATCCCAAGTATCAACAGCTCATGCGTCTCACTTCTAGAGTTTGTCACCAAATTCGTCATTTCGAAAACAAAAAG GTACATGGTAGGGATAATAATGGAAGTGCAAACGCGGGTGGCATCACAAGCGTCAGCTCCATAGAAGCAGACATGCAAGAACTAGCGAAGCTTGTTCTCACCAGTAGCCCGAGCGATCTAGATGCTGATGTCAAGCAAACATTTCTCACAGTGGCAAGGAGCTTCTACTACACCGCCCATTGCAATCCAGGAACCGTCAATTTCCATATGGCCAAAGTTCTCTTTGAGAGAGTACTTTGA